In Desulfitibacter alkalitolerans DSM 16504, a single genomic region encodes these proteins:
- a CDS encoding EutN/CcmL family microcompartment protein, with protein MKIGTVINSIWSTRKDESLVGVKLMIVHLHDRPREEDGRIIVAADLIGAGIGERVLVTEGSSARRVEGLENSPIDAMIVGIIDEEKES; from the coding sequence TTGAAAATAGGAACAGTTATAAACAGTATCTGGTCTACTAGAAAAGATGAATCACTTGTAGGAGTTAAATTAATGATAGTTCACCTCCACGATAGGCCCAGGGAAGAGGATGGCAGAATAATAGTGGCAGCTGATTTAATTGGTGCCGGTATTGGGGAAAGGGTGCTGGTAACTGAAGGAAGCTCGGCTAGACGTGTAGAGGGACTTGAGAATTCACCCATAGATGCAATGATTGTAGGTATCATTGACGAAGAAAAGGAAAGCTAA
- the eutL gene encoding ethanolamine utilization microcompartment protein EutL → MGILDPIKPEILAVKFIPNVSEDLKRDLKLAPEQRSIGMFTCNVDDAGYTAIDEATKKAAVEVVYARSFYAGAAHASGPLSGEFIGILAGPNPAEVKAGLEAAAMCIRDEAWFYSANEEGTIAFYAHCISRTGSYLSKVAGINEGDSLAYLIAPPLESVYGVDAALKAADVRMAVWYGPPGETNFGGGLLTGSQSACKAATEAFRDAVLSVARNPKD, encoded by the coding sequence ATGGGTATCTTAGATCCAATAAAGCCGGAAATTTTGGCCGTTAAATTCATACCAAATGTATCAGAGGACCTGAAAAGGGACTTAAAGCTTGCACCAGAACAAAGAAGTATAGGGATGTTTACATGCAATGTGGATGATGCTGGCTATACTGCCATAGATGAAGCTACTAAAAAAGCAGCAGTAGAAGTAGTATATGCAAGGAGTTTTTACGCTGGAGCAGCCCATGCATCAGGTCCCCTATCTGGAGAATTCATTGGCATCCTGGCAGGGCCAAATCCGGCAGAAGTAAAGGCCGGCCTGGAAGCAGCCGCAATGTGCATTAGAGATGAAGCCTGGTTTTACTCTGCCAATGAAGAAGGAACAATAGCATTTTACGCACACTGTATCTCAAGAACTGGTTCATACCTGTCCAAGGTTGCTGGTATAAATGAAGGAGACTCCCTGGCCTACCTAATAGCTCCACCGCTAGAATCAGTCTACGGAGTGGATGCAGCCTTAAAGGCAGCAGATGTAAGGATGGCTGTATGGTATGGGCCTCCAGGAGAAACCAACTTTGGTGGCGGATTGCTTACAGGATCCCAGAGTGCATGTAAAGCAGCAACAGAGGCCTTTAGAGATGCTGTGCTAAGTGTAGCCAGAAATCCAAAAGACTGA
- the pylB gene encoding methylornithine synthase PylB: MDRIDPAISLEQILDKAENNRFLSKNEIIYLLGIEKEDELQRIYEKARELRNRHFGNKIFLYGFVYFSTWCRNDCAFCYYRKSNEGSKRYRKSNREIMDTVMGLTESGVHLIDLTMGEDPKYYMNSSGFKPLFELIADIKSQTKLPVMISPGLVSEENLTKFQAFGADWYACYQETHNEKLFNILRLEQSYEERFQSKLKANAAGLLIEEGILTGVGETPGDIAHSMECMRYLGANQVRVMSFVPQSGSIMESRPQAPRGQEIKIIAILRLVFPDKLIPASLDIDGVEGLQERLDAGANVITSIIPPEAGLAGVAQCSKDINEGYRTVQGITPVIEAMGLRKATTAEYRAWVDSEKSKTAMKWQKSGAVI, encoded by the coding sequence GTGGATAGGATTGATCCAGCAATAAGCCTGGAACAAATACTGGACAAGGCGGAAAATAACAGGTTTTTATCAAAAAATGAAATAATATATCTCCTGGGCATAGAAAAAGAAGACGAGCTTCAAAGGATTTATGAGAAAGCACGTGAATTACGCAATAGACATTTTGGCAATAAGATTTTTCTATATGGATTTGTTTATTTTTCTACCTGGTGTCGTAATGATTGTGCTTTTTGCTATTACAGGAAGTCCAATGAAGGTAGTAAAAGATATAGAAAATCAAATAGGGAAATAATGGATACAGTAATGGGCCTAACAGAATCAGGGGTACATTTAATTGACTTAACCATGGGGGAGGACCCCAAATATTATATGAATAGCAGTGGCTTTAAACCACTCTTTGAGTTAATTGCCGATATTAAGTCCCAGACCAAGCTGCCAGTTATGATTTCACCTGGTCTAGTTTCAGAAGAAAATCTCACAAAATTTCAGGCTTTTGGTGCTGATTGGTACGCATGTTATCAGGAAACACATAATGAAAAGTTATTTAATATATTACGCCTTGAACAAAGCTATGAAGAAAGATTCCAGAGCAAATTAAAGGCAAATGCTGCAGGGCTGCTAATAGAAGAGGGCATTTTAACAGGTGTGGGAGAAACTCCTGGGGATATTGCCCATTCCATGGAGTGTATGAGATATCTGGGAGCAAATCAGGTGCGAGTTATGAGCTTTGTTCCACAATCTGGAAGCATCATGGAATCCCGGCCCCAGGCCCCACGCGGTCAAGAAATTAAAATAATTGCCATTTTGAGACTCGTGTTTCCTGACAAGCTGATACCTGCTTCCCTTGATATTGATGGAGTTGAAGGTCTGCAGGAACGATTGGATGCCGGAGCAAATGTTATCACATCTATTATTCCGCCTGAAGCTGGCCTGGCTGGGGTGGCACAATGCAGCAAAGACATAAATGAGGGTTATAGAACCGTTCAGGGAATTACACCTGTTATTGAAGCAATGGGCCTTAGAAAAGCTACAACAGCTGAATACAGAGCCTGGGTAGACAGTGAAAAAAGCAAAACAGCCATGAAATGGCAGAAATCTGGTGCAGTCATATGA
- the eutC gene encoding ethanolamine ammonia-lyase subunit EutC, producing MTVSTEMEKAIIESVLQELSKRGVVGKQGSEVVEKAKEAAAHEKAKEPILDEVIELPDISKHWVPEPANPEALEAMKKSTNARIGLYRAGTRQKTDSLIRFLADHAVARDAVFMDVSEEFLQKMNLFCVASAAADKEEFLTKPDLGMKLSDEAVKIIKEKCEKDVQVQIIAVDGLSSTAIERNIPDILPALMQGFKAAGIKVGTPFFVKNGRVRVMDQIGMLVNAEVVLELIGERPGLGTAESMSAYLIYKPTEKTVEADRTMISNIHKRGTPPAEAGAQIVDLVKQMLEKKASGIKLNKALKD from the coding sequence ATGACAGTATCAACTGAAATGGAAAAAGCAATCATAGAAAGTGTCCTGCAGGAACTAAGCAAAAGAGGTGTAGTAGGAAAACAGGGCTCAGAGGTTGTAGAAAAGGCAAAAGAAGCAGCTGCACATGAAAAGGCAAAAGAACCAATATTAGATGAAGTTATAGAACTGCCAGATATTTCAAAACATTGGGTGCCAGAACCAGCTAACCCAGAAGCCCTGGAAGCAATGAAAAAATCAACAAATGCTAGAATTGGATTATATAGAGCAGGTACAAGACAAAAAACAGACTCACTCATTAGATTCCTTGCAGACCATGCAGTAGCTAGAGATGCAGTATTCATGGATGTATCAGAAGAGTTTTTGCAAAAAATGAATCTTTTCTGCGTGGCTAGTGCCGCGGCAGATAAAGAAGAATTTCTAACCAAGCCTGATCTGGGGATGAAGCTGTCAGATGAAGCAGTAAAGATAATCAAGGAAAAGTGCGAGAAGGATGTTCAAGTACAGATAATTGCAGTAGATGGGTTAAGCTCAACAGCCATTGAAAGAAATATACCTGATATATTGCCAGCATTAATGCAGGGTTTTAAAGCAGCAGGAATAAAAGTAGGAACCCCCTTCTTTGTTAAGAATGGAAGGGTTAGGGTCATGGATCAGATAGGAATGCTTGTAAATGCAGAAGTAGTATTAGAACTAATAGGGGAAAGACCTGGCCTTGGCACAGCGGAAAGCATGAGTGCATATCTAATCTACAAACCCACTGAAAAGACAGTTGAAGCAGATAGAACAATGATCTCAAACATTCATAAAAGGGGAACTCCACCGGCAGAAGCGGGAGCACAAATAGTTGACCTTGTAAAACAAATGCTTGAGAAGAAGGCCAGCGGCATCAAGCTGAACAAGGCATTGAAAGACTAG
- a CDS encoding BMC domain-containing protein, with amino-acid sequence MIQAIGLVEFTSIAKGIEAADAMIKASLVELLEAKPICPGKYIVLICGDVSAVENAVAAGRNAGSTTVVDEFILPNVHPSVIKAISAATSVQEISAIGIIETFSIASLIVAADIAAKAGEVELIEIRVAMGIGGKSFVTLTGDVGSVKASIEAGSASASEKGMLVERVVIPSPHKNLKKTLL; translated from the coding sequence ATGATACAGGCTATTGGTTTAGTGGAATTTACAAGTATAGCAAAGGGAATAGAAGCAGCTGATGCAATGATAAAAGCATCACTAGTAGAGCTCCTTGAGGCAAAACCCATCTGTCCAGGAAAATATATAGTTCTCATATGTGGAGACGTATCGGCAGTTGAAAATGCAGTAGCAGCAGGCAGAAATGCAGGCTCGACAACGGTAGTTGATGAATTTATCCTGCCAAATGTACATCCTTCGGTAATAAAGGCTATTTCTGCCGCTACATCAGTACAAGAAATTAGTGCTATTGGCATAATAGAAACATTTTCCATAGCCTCTCTCATTGTAGCAGCTGACATAGCTGCAAAGGCAGGAGAGGTGGAATTAATAGAAATCAGGGTTGCCATGGGCATTGGAGGAAAATCCTTTGTAACCCTCACTGGAGATGTTGGCTCTGTAAAAGCATCTATTGAAGCTGGGTCCGCTTCAGCATCAGAAAAGGGAATGCTTGTGGAAAGGGTAGTTATACCTTCACCCCACAAAAACCTTAAAAAAACGCTGCTATAA
- the eutJ gene encoding ethanolamine utilization protein EutJ produces the protein MLVESLNQANNLIKKFQDTFNKPALVKGKKLFTGVDLGTAYIVLAVVDEAGEPVAGAMQFAQVVKDGLVVDYMGAVDIVKNLKKRLEGALGYDLLEAGTAYPPGTIGGDQRAIGYVAEAAGFEVISMIDEPTAANNVLKIENGAVVDIGGGTTGIAVLKNKEVVYVADEPTGGTHFSLVIAGSHKISFLEAEELKRDFARHGELFPIVKPVVEKVAAIVQRHIKGHNVNTVYLVGGTSCFEGMEKVIEKELEIPVIKPDNPLLVTPLGIALEVQKT, from the coding sequence ATGCTAGTGGAATCACTAAACCAGGCAAATAATCTAATTAAAAAATTTCAGGATACCTTTAATAAACCAGCTTTAGTTAAGGGGAAAAAGCTTTTTACAGGTGTAGACCTGGGAACAGCCTATATTGTCCTGGCTGTAGTGGATGAAGCGGGAGAGCCCGTAGCAGGTGCCATGCAGTTTGCCCAGGTGGTCAAGGACGGACTTGTGGTTGATTACATGGGAGCAGTGGATATTGTTAAAAACCTTAAGAAAAGGTTAGAAGGTGCCCTGGGTTATGACCTCCTGGAAGCAGGAACAGCCTACCCGCCAGGTACAATTGGCGGAGACCAGAGGGCCATTGGTTATGTAGCAGAGGCAGCTGGTTTTGAAGTTATATCCATGATTGACGAACCAACTGCTGCAAATAATGTACTGAAAATTGAAAATGGAGCTGTAGTGGATATTGGAGGAGGAACCACAGGCATAGCGGTTTTAAAAAACAAAGAAGTTGTGTATGTTGCAGATGAACCCACTGGGGGTACCCATTTTAGTCTGGTCATAGCAGGGTCCCATAAAATATCATTTTTGGAGGCCGAAGAGCTTAAAAGAGACTTTGCAAGACATGGGGAACTATTCCCAATTGTAAAGCCAGTAGTGGAAAAAGTGGCCGCAATAGTTCAGAGACACATTAAAGGACACAACGTGAATACTGTTTATTTAGTTGGAGGAACCAGCTGTTTTGAGGGGATGGAAAAGGTTATAGAAAAGGAGCTGGAGATTCCTGTAATTAAACCGGATAACCCGCTGTTAGTAACTCCCCTGGGGATTGCCCTGGAAGTTCAAAAAACATGA
- a CDS encoding cupin domain-containing protein → MKTLITVSEIRQFAGSGKKTMYIDANTIVTPAARDAAGECGIKIVVGAPPEKISEKHQRNEAGISTKITENVNQEASGAVDPALIAKIVGEVIKSLNQSPKPPQLVKEADPSGLRLVKGNSVVLENFNTGDPSHNVKIKEILSIKESPNMATGFMSMENTTFDWHLTYDEIDYIVEGTLEFIVHGKKYTGTAGDVFFIPADTKVTFSAPDKVKFFFVTYPANWAELSGYEK, encoded by the coding sequence TTGAAAACATTAATAACAGTTTCAGAAATTAGGCAATTTGCAGGCAGCGGTAAAAAGACAATGTATATAGACGCCAACACCATAGTTACTCCAGCAGCAAGGGATGCAGCAGGTGAGTGTGGTATCAAAATTGTTGTAGGTGCTCCTCCAGAAAAAATCTCTGAAAAACATCAAAGGAATGAAGCAGGTATATCCACAAAAATAACAGAAAATGTAAATCAAGAAGCATCAGGGGCTGTAGATCCAGCTTTAATAGCAAAAATTGTTGGAGAAGTAATAAAAAGCCTCAACCAATCTCCAAAACCCCCTCAACTGGTTAAAGAAGCAGATCCTAGTGGTTTGAGACTGGTAAAGGGCAATAGTGTTGTGCTAGAAAACTTTAATACAGGTGATCCAAGCCATAATGTGAAAATTAAAGAGATTTTAAGTATTAAAGAAAGCCCCAACATGGCAACAGGCTTCATGTCAATGGAAAATACCACCTTTGATTGGCATCTGACCTACGATGAAATAGATTATATAGTTGAAGGAACATTGGAATTTATCGTTCACGGGAAAAAGTACACAGGGACAGCAGGAGATGTGTTCTTTATCCCTGCAGATACCAAAGTAACATTCTCAGCACCTGATAAGGTTAAGTTTTTCTTTGTAACATACCCAGCGAACTGGGCTGAGTTATCTGGATATGAAAAGTAA
- a CDS encoding 4Fe-4S dicluster domain-containing protein has product MGEETIKKIQDAGVVGAGGAGFPTHVKVSASARTIVVNGAECEPLLRVDQQLMARNAKEMIEGLKTVMELTGAQEGIIALKDKYKEAINTLQREIAGKPIKLNVLDDFYPAGDEHVTVYETTGKLVPQGGIPLKVDCVVTNVETLINVAGALAGQPVVDTYITVTGAIASPVTLKLPIGTPINTALSLAGAGNLKGMKVIDGGPMMGKIVEDLAEPITKTTKGLIVLPEDHPLITKRQKAIDRIIRESNAACIQCRFCTDLCPRYLLGHKLEPHKIMRALKHIQGQEEALKMAMVCSECGVCEQYACIVDLSPRKVNAMLKKELGKKGLKPEMPKEQAVLNIQPHRKIPVKRLISRLGLTQYDKKAPLSENEYTVDKVYIKLHQHVGAPSIPVVKMGQRVQRGSLIAKIPDNALGANIHASISGTVVEISDSIVITSGEGSDR; this is encoded by the coding sequence ATGGGAGAAGAAACTATTAAAAAGATTCAGGATGCGGGAGTAGTAGGCGCGGGTGGAGCAGGCTTCCCTACCCATGTCAAGGTATCAGCATCTGCAAGGACCATTGTGGTAAATGGTGCTGAGTGTGAGCCCCTTTTAAGGGTGGATCAGCAGCTTATGGCCAGGAATGCCAAGGAGATGATTGAAGGCTTAAAAACTGTCATGGAGTTAACAGGAGCCCAAGAAGGGATAATAGCTCTAAAGGACAAGTATAAAGAGGCCATAAATACCCTGCAAAGAGAAATTGCAGGTAAACCCATAAAACTTAATGTGTTAGATGATTTCTATCCTGCTGGAGATGAACATGTTACTGTTTATGAAACAACAGGCAAACTGGTGCCCCAGGGTGGAATACCTTTAAAGGTAGACTGTGTGGTAACTAATGTAGAAACATTAATTAATGTAGCAGGGGCACTGGCAGGACAGCCAGTTGTAGATACTTATATTACTGTAACTGGCGCAATAGCAAGTCCTGTTACCCTTAAACTGCCAATAGGAACTCCAATTAATACAGCTTTATCACTGGCTGGAGCAGGGAATCTAAAGGGTATGAAGGTAATAGACGGGGGGCCAATGATGGGCAAAATAGTTGAGGATTTAGCTGAGCCCATTACCAAGACAACAAAGGGTCTAATAGTGCTTCCAGAAGACCATCCATTGATAACAAAGCGACAAAAAGCCATAGATAGAATCATCAGGGAATCCAATGCTGCCTGTATACAATGCAGATTTTGTACGGACTTGTGCCCAAGATATTTGTTAGGTCATAAACTAGAACCCCACAAAATCATGAGGGCACTAAAGCACATACAGGGGCAGGAAGAAGCCTTGAAAATGGCAATGGTTTGCTCTGAGTGTGGTGTTTGTGAGCAGTATGCATGTATTGTGGACCTTTCCCCTAGAAAGGTGAATGCTATGCTGAAAAAAGAGCTGGGCAAAAAAGGCCTAAAGCCCGAAATGCCAAAAGAGCAGGCAGTTTTAAATATACAGCCCCACAGGAAGATACCAGTAAAAAGGTTAATATCCAGACTTGGACTTACCCAATATGATAAAAAGGCACCTCTAAGTGAAAATGAATATACAGTTGACAAGGTGTATATCAAGCTTCACCAGCATGTGGGAGCGCCATCTATCCCAGTTGTAAAAATGGGGCAAAGGGTACAAAGGGGCAGTCTAATAGCAAAAATTCCTGATAATGCACTAGGAGCAAATATACATGCCAGTATAAGCGGAACTGTTGTAGAAATATCTGATAGCATAGTCATTACATCAGGGGAAGGAAGTGACAGATAA
- the eutM gene encoding ethanolamine utilization microcompartment protein EutM has translation MNNALGMIETKGLVGAIEAADAMVKAANVTLIGKEHVGGGLVTVMVRGDVGAVKAATDAGAAAAQRVGELISVHVIPRPHSDVEMILPKMK, from the coding sequence ATGAATAATGCTTTAGGAATGATAGAAACAAAAGGTTTAGTAGGAGCAATAGAAGCTGCGGATGCTATGGTAAAGGCGGCAAATGTTACATTGATAGGAAAAGAGCATGTAGGTGGTGGGTTGGTAACAGTTATGGTACGTGGAGATGTTGGAGCTGTCAAGGCTGCTACTGATGCTGGTGCTGCAGCTGCCCAAAGGGTTGGAGAGCTTATTTCTGTACATGTAATCCCAAGACCACACAGTGACGTTGAAATGATTTTACCAAAAATGAAGTAA
- the pduL gene encoding phosphate propanoyltransferase gives MNEKQLIEIVTEVVYKHLKNQKKDEIECQVIDTHTIPVGISNRHIHLSQNDLEVLFGKGASLCVLKELSQPGQYACEETVTLVGPKGVIEKVRVLGPTRNKTQVELSLSDCFKLGIKAPIRDSGDLQGSAGLTLVGPAGSVTLDEGSIIAARHIHMHPSDAERFGVKDGDKVNVKTSGNQRVIVFLEVLVRVSDKFKLEMHVDIDEANAASLKNGDRVQIVKFSDACFK, from the coding sequence ATGAATGAAAAGCAGCTGATTGAAATTGTTACAGAAGTTGTTTACAAACACTTAAAAAACCAAAAAAAAGATGAAATAGAGTGTCAAGTTATTGATACTCATACAATTCCAGTTGGCATCTCAAACCGACATATACACCTGTCACAAAATGACCTTGAGGTCTTATTTGGTAAGGGTGCCAGCTTATGTGTCCTCAAGGAATTGTCCCAGCCAGGCCAGTACGCATGTGAAGAAACAGTTACCCTGGTTGGCCCAAAAGGCGTAATAGAAAAGGTGAGAGTACTTGGACCCACTAGAAATAAAACCCAGGTGGAACTTTCTTTATCAGACTGTTTCAAGCTTGGTATTAAAGCACCCATCAGAGATTCTGGAGATTTACAAGGATCAGCTGGGCTGACCCTTGTAGGTCCAGCTGGTTCTGTAACATTGGATGAAGGCTCTATAATAGCCGCAAGGCATATTCATATGCATCCATCTGATGCTGAACGATTTGGAGTCAAAGACGGGGATAAGGTAAACGTTAAAACCTCTGGTAACCAGAGGGTCATAGTTTTCCTTGAGGTGCTGGTGAGAGTAAGTGATAAATTCAAACTTGAGATGCATGTAGATATTGACGAAGCCAATGCTGCCTCATTAAAAAATGGTGATAGAGTTCAGATAGTGAAGTTTTCTGATGCTTGTTTTAAGTAG
- a CDS encoding ethanolamine ammonia-lyase reactivating factor EutA: protein MGETGQQKITSVGIDIGTTTTQLVISRLTIKNSSPGAVIPKMEIADKEIVYRSSIHFTPINEHQLIDAQRVKEIIETEYRQAGIKKEEVETGAVIITGETAKKENAKSILEATAGFAGDFVVATAGVNLESILAGKGSGAAKYSKENHKTVANIDVGGGTSNIGVFKGGRTLDTACINIGGHLIELEKNSDRITYIAEPARLILNDLSLPLRVGDRITQSQLVQIAIKMAEAILETITKRNMLGLADKLMMTPPLKTDYTIEKVMISGGVADYVYNDYRPVSVTDITKYGDIGPVLGWAIRETFAKAGIDLVKPLETIRATVIGAGIHSLEISGSTIHVNSGTLPMRNITVISPFPEGVPEKAEDVARLLKSQVHKLTIQDRTEQNLAISLKEPYDMSFNSINELAHGIARGMEDYLTLQKPIIVVIEADCGKVLGQCLSIILKGSHELVCIDQIQVDEGDYIDIGKPVMGGRVVPVVVKTLVFEKTAH, encoded by the coding sequence ATAGGAGAGACTGGACAACAAAAAATCACGAGTGTTGGAATAGACATAGGTACCACTACAACTCAACTGGTTATAAGCAGGTTGACTATTAAAAACTCTTCTCCGGGAGCAGTTATCCCCAAAATGGAGATAGCCGACAAGGAAATAGTCTATAGAAGCAGCATTCATTTTACGCCCATAAATGAACACCAGCTAATAGATGCCCAGAGGGTAAAGGAAATTATAGAGACTGAATACAGGCAGGCTGGGATAAAAAAGGAAGAGGTTGAAACTGGAGCAGTAATTATCACAGGGGAAACAGCCAAAAAGGAAAATGCCAAAAGCATCTTGGAAGCTACAGCTGGTTTTGCAGGAGACTTTGTAGTTGCCACAGCGGGAGTGAATCTGGAATCCATATTAGCAGGCAAGGGTTCAGGGGCAGCAAAGTACTCCAAGGAAAACCACAAAACAGTAGCCAATATAGATGTGGGGGGAGGCACCTCAAATATTGGGGTTTTCAAAGGCGGCAGAACACTAGACACGGCGTGTATCAATATTGGAGGCCACCTTATAGAACTAGAAAAAAATAGTGACCGAATAACCTATATAGCTGAACCTGCAAGGCTTATTCTAAATGATTTAAGCCTGCCATTGAGAGTCGGGGATAGAATTACACAAAGCCAACTTGTCCAAATAGCCATAAAAATGGCAGAAGCCATACTTGAAACCATTACAAAAAGGAACATGCTAGGTTTGGCAGACAAATTAATGATGACACCACCACTCAAAACTGATTATACCATAGAAAAGGTAATGATCTCGGGTGGAGTAGCTGACTATGTATATAACGATTATCGTCCAGTATCAGTAACAGACATTACAAAATATGGTGATATTGGACCCGTTCTTGGTTGGGCCATCAGGGAAACATTTGCAAAGGCTGGGATAGACCTGGTTAAGCCTTTAGAGACAATAAGGGCTACAGTAATTGGAGCAGGAATACATTCCTTGGAAATAAGCGGCAGCACAATCCACGTCAATAGCGGCACCCTGCCAATGCGTAATATTACAGTAATATCACCCTTTCCAGAAGGGGTACCGGAAAAAGCTGAAGATGTGGCAAGGCTGTTAAAAAGTCAAGTCCATAAGTTAACCATACAAGACAGGACTGAGCAAAACCTGGCCATATCATTAAAAGAGCCTTATGACATGTCATTTAATTCTATAAATGAATTGGCACATGGTATTGCAAGGGGAATGGAAGACTATCTGACTCTTCAGAAGCCTATCATTGTGGTTATTGAGGCAGATTGCGGAAAGGTCTTGGGCCAGTGTTTAAGCATAATTCTTAAAGGGTCGCATGAACTGGTTTGTATAGACCAGATACAAGTTGACGAAGGTGACTATATAGATATAGGCAAACCTGTAATGGGAGGCAGGGTAGTACCAGTAGTTGTCAAGACCCTGGTTTTTGAAAAGACAGCACATTAA
- a CDS encoding acetaldehyde dehydrogenase (acetylating): MAIDYDLRIIQEARDLARKAKEAQEVLAAFSEEKINKILASISEAAIENASWLAKMAVDETKYGVVEHKVIKNLFAGKDVYEYIKGLKTTGIIKEDPVNKVVEVAVPVGVILGIIPTTNPTSTLIHNSLCAIKAGNAIVFSPHPAAIKCSCAAAQVVNEAAVKAGAPDGIVSCMSRVSMQAVNELMHHEAIALIVATGGSAMVKAAYSAGKPALGVGPGNVPAFVERTANIQQAVKDIITSKTFDNGMICASEQAIIIDEPIKDQVINELKKQGCYFLNRDEVDKVSRLIMTPKGGMNPAFVGKSPDFIAAKAGIEVPAGTKILIAPLEGYGPEYPLSYEKLTTVLGLYVVKDWHEGCLLSIELLKLGGIGHSFVIHSQNDEVIREFIQKPVFRILVNTPSALGGIGYSTGLAPSMTLGCGTWGGSSLSDNLTPLHLINIKKLAYGTVNVDFEKSQASTCSTKTYSPDQISEIVKQVLARLESEKHA, encoded by the coding sequence GTGGCAATTGATTATGATTTAAGGATAATTCAAGAAGCCAGGGACCTTGCTAGAAAAGCTAAAGAGGCTCAGGAGGTTTTAGCTGCCTTCTCAGAAGAAAAAATAAATAAGATTCTTGCCTCTATTTCGGAAGCTGCTATTGAAAATGCCAGTTGGCTGGCAAAAATGGCAGTGGATGAGACAAAATATGGAGTAGTTGAACACAAAGTTATAAAAAACCTTTTTGCCGGCAAGGATGTCTATGAGTATATAAAGGGCTTAAAGACAACTGGCATCATTAAAGAGGATCCTGTTAACAAGGTAGTTGAAGTAGCAGTTCCCGTGGGAGTAATACTTGGTATTATTCCCACAACAAATCCTACATCAACATTAATACACAATTCTTTATGTGCCATTAAAGCGGGAAATGCAATAGTCTTTTCACCACATCCTGCTGCAATCAAGTGCAGCTGTGCAGCTGCTCAGGTGGTAAATGAAGCAGCAGTAAAGGCAGGGGCTCCAGACGGTATAGTCAGCTGTATGTCCAGGGTAAGCATGCAGGCAGTAAATGAACTCATGCACCATGAAGCCATAGCTCTTATAGTAGCCACAGGTGGCTCTGCAATGGTTAAGGCAGCCTATAGTGCGGGAAAGCCAGCCCTTGGGGTTGGGCCTGGCAATGTACCGGCCTTTGTGGAAAGAACTGCTAATATCCAGCAGGCAGTGAAGGACATTATTACAAGCAAGACCTTTGATAATGGTATGATTTGTGCTTCCGAACAGGCAATAATAATAGATGAACCTATTAAGGACCAAGTAATTAATGAATTAAAGAAGCAGGGCTGCTACTTTTTAAATAGGGATGAAGTGGACAAGGTGAGTCGCCTTATCATGACCCCCAAGGGAGGGATGAATCCTGCCTTTGTAGGGAAAAGCCCTGACTTTATAGCTGCCAAGGCTGGTATTGAAGTACCTGCAGGAACCAAGATTCTCATTGCTCCATTAGAAGGATATGGTCCTGAATACCCATTATCATATGAAAAATTAACCACAGTCCTCGGACTGTATGTAGTCAAGGATTGGCATGAGGGTTGTTTATTAAGCATTGAATTGTTAAAGCTGGGTGGGATAGGCCATTCCTTTGTAATTCACTCTCAAAATGATGAGGTTATTAGAGAGTTTATTCAAAAGCCTGTATTTAGAATTTTGGTAAATACACCTTCTGCACTGGGTGGTATTGGTTATTCCACAGGCCTTGCACCCTCAATGACATTAGGTTGTGGTACCTGGGGTGGCAGCAGTTTATCTGACAACCTGACTCCATTACACTTGATAAACATTAAAAAACTTGCCTATGGAACGGTAAATGTGGATTTTGAAAAAAGTCAGGCAAGCACTTGCAGTACTAAAACTTATAGTCCAGACCAGATTTCAGAGATAGTAAAGCAGGTCCTTGCAAGATTAGAGTCTGAGAAACATGCTTAA